One genomic segment of Microcella indica includes these proteins:
- a CDS encoding type IV toxin-antitoxin system AbiEi family antitoxin, with protein MKSGNNPGIAVLMNVVPPAMMPVDGINHVELRYNGTTIRLDPEWIGEGFPADVRILLNKARNPEQRGTMVVTARRMSPGAVELLTEHRLSWADAAGHAEITPDSGIYISRQKPKPIPRRMLTGMNWSPSAKRVVEYILSRQISAVSPAPTPWSSIDRISLIAEATGISPSSVAKVLLMLDNEGYTSKFGPERGPTSWRELPQRGRLLSDWAAWYKRSTHSEESAELHVLSREPRDWQRYISQGLTTTPWAVSGWLGASALAPFTTSVPDMIVYVPDKDFESSIERLTRHDDMTVVDRGGRVHLRSAPRFTFEFDRHIDGLPVASPVRVYADLVRSGGRALEAAEHLREIAIGF; from the coding sequence GTGAAATCTGGAAACAACCCCGGCATCGCTGTTCTCATGAACGTCGTGCCGCCCGCCATGATGCCAGTCGACGGCATCAACCATGTCGAGCTCCGCTACAACGGCACAACGATCCGACTCGATCCAGAATGGATCGGTGAAGGGTTCCCTGCCGACGTTCGAATACTGCTCAATAAGGCGCGCAATCCGGAGCAGCGCGGAACAATGGTCGTCACCGCGCGCCGCATGAGCCCCGGTGCAGTCGAGTTGCTCACTGAACACCGGCTCTCGTGGGCGGATGCCGCTGGTCACGCAGAGATCACCCCAGATAGCGGCATATACATATCCCGACAGAAGCCGAAACCGATCCCGCGCCGCATGCTGACCGGAATGAACTGGTCACCCAGCGCGAAGCGGGTCGTCGAGTACATCCTCAGTCGTCAGATATCCGCGGTGAGTCCAGCACCCACACCGTGGAGCAGTATTGACCGCATCTCGTTGATCGCTGAAGCAACAGGGATCTCGCCAAGTTCGGTTGCCAAGGTCCTGCTCATGCTCGATAACGAGGGCTACACCTCCAAGTTCGGCCCAGAAAGAGGGCCGACATCGTGGCGAGAGCTTCCGCAGCGGGGGAGGCTGTTGAGCGATTGGGCGGCCTGGTACAAGCGATCCACCCACAGCGAGGAGAGTGCAGAACTTCACGTGCTCTCGCGCGAACCTCGCGATTGGCAACGCTACATTTCCCAAGGTCTCACAACTACACCGTGGGCAGTCTCCGGCTGGCTTGGTGCCTCTGCGCTTGCCCCGTTCACAACATCTGTGCCGGACATGATTGTCTACGTTCCCGACAAGGACTTCGAAAGCTCAATCGAGCGACTAACGCGCCACGACGACATGACGGTCGTCGATCGGGGTGGACGCGTGCATCTTCGCAGCGCACCGCGCTTCACCTTCGAATTCGATCGACACATCGATGGGCTGCCCGTCGCGTCTCCGGTACGGGTCTATGCGGACCTGGTGCGTTCTGGCGGGCGGGCGCTAGAGGCTGCGGAACACCTTCGGGAGATCGCGATTGGCTTCTGA
- the glmU gene encoding bifunctional UDP-N-acetylglucosamine diphosphorylase/glucosamine-1-phosphate N-acetyltransferase GlmU has translation MTDSRLAVIVLAAGQGTRMKSRTPKVLHRLAGVPLIGHVLATARALDPEHVVAVVRHERDVVAAAIADLDAHAIIADQDEIPGTGRAVEAGLAALPADFEGDVLVVSGDVPLLDAETLASLLARHRGAEAAATVLSAVLDDATGYGRIVRDVAGTLDRIVEQKDATEAERALTEINSGTYVFRSAPLREKLALVSTDNAAQEKYLTDVIGLLRGDEHPVAALPAGQSWIVAGVNDRVQLADAGLRLNQMIVRGWQLAGVTISDPASVWIDRTVTLEEDSEILPGTQLKGATTIARGAVVGPDTTLTDCEVGEGARVSRTDGTLAVIGAGASVGPFAYLRPGTRLAADGKIGTFVETKNAVIGLGSKVPHLSYIGDTTVGEGSNIGAGTITANYDGVKKHRTEVGSHVRSGSHNVFVAPVRIGDGAYTGAGTVVRKDVPAGALAVNHAPQRTVPRWVAANRPGTAAAEAAAAASETDGDRSTE, from the coding sequence ATGACCGATTCGCGCCTCGCCGTCATCGTCCTCGCCGCCGGGCAGGGCACGCGCATGAAGTCGCGCACCCCGAAGGTGCTGCACCGGCTCGCCGGCGTGCCGCTCATCGGCCACGTTCTCGCGACGGCCCGCGCGCTCGACCCCGAGCACGTCGTCGCGGTAGTGCGTCACGAGCGCGACGTGGTCGCCGCGGCGATCGCCGACCTGGATGCCCACGCGATCATCGCCGATCAGGACGAGATCCCCGGCACCGGCCGAGCAGTCGAGGCGGGCCTCGCCGCGCTGCCCGCCGACTTCGAGGGCGACGTGCTCGTGGTCTCGGGCGATGTGCCGCTGCTCGACGCCGAGACGCTCGCCTCCCTGCTCGCGCGGCACCGGGGAGCCGAGGCCGCGGCGACCGTCCTGAGCGCGGTGCTCGACGACGCCACCGGGTACGGCCGCATCGTGCGCGATGTGGCGGGCACGCTCGACCGCATCGTCGAGCAGAAGGACGCGACCGAGGCGGAGCGGGCGCTCACCGAGATCAACTCGGGCACCTATGTGTTCCGCTCGGCGCCGCTGCGCGAGAAACTCGCCCTCGTCTCGACCGACAACGCGGCGCAGGAGAAATACCTCACCGACGTCATCGGCCTGCTGCGCGGGGACGAGCACCCCGTCGCCGCCTTGCCCGCTGGCCAGAGCTGGATCGTCGCGGGCGTCAACGACCGCGTGCAGCTCGCCGACGCGGGTCTGCGCCTCAACCAGATGATCGTGCGCGGCTGGCAGCTCGCCGGCGTCACCATCAGCGACCCCGCGAGCGTGTGGATCGACCGCACCGTGACCCTCGAGGAGGACTCCGAGATCCTCCCGGGCACGCAGCTGAAGGGCGCGACGACGATCGCGCGCGGCGCCGTCGTCGGCCCCGACACGACCCTCACCGACTGCGAGGTGGGGGAGGGTGCGCGCGTGAGCCGCACCGACGGCACCCTCGCCGTCATCGGAGCGGGCGCATCCGTCGGGCCCTTCGCCTACCTGCGACCCGGCACTCGGCTCGCCGCGGACGGCAAGATCGGCACCTTCGTCGAGACGAAGAACGCCGTCATCGGGCTCGGCAGCAAGGTGCCGCACTTGAGCTACATCGGCGACACGACGGTGGGAGAGGGCTCCAACATCGGGGCCGGCACCATCACGGCCAACTACGACGGTGTGAAGAAGCACCGCACCGAGGTCGGCTCGCACGTGCGCAGCGGCTCGCACAACGTGTTCGTCGCCCCCGTTAGGATTGGGGACGGAGCGTACACGGGAGCAGGAACGGTGGTCCGCAAGGATGTTCCGGCCGGCGCCCTCGCGGTGAACCACGCACCTCAGCGCACTGTTCCACGATGGGTGGCGGCGAATCGCCCGGGGACGGCTGCGGCGGAGGCGGCAGCGGCCGCATCCGAGACCGATGGGGACCGGAGCACCGAGTAG
- a CDS encoding ribose-phosphate diphosphokinase — translation MASIKITGQKRLVIVSGRSHPELAAQVAEYLQTDVVHTDARTFANGEIYARYDESVRGCDAFVLQSHAKPINEALMEQLVMVDALKRASAKRITVVAPFYPYSRQDKKGRGREPISARLVADLFKAAGADRIMSVDLHAAQIQGFFDGPVDHLFAMPVLLEHFRAQLDPATLTVVSPDMGRVRVADIWSQKLDAPLAIIHKRRDPMVHNQVTVHEIVGEVEGRVCLLVDDMIDTGRTIVKAAEALKKSGATGVVVAATHAIFSDPAFEILQDESIDQVVVTDTLPVPADKRWDRLTVLPIAPLLARAIHEVFDDGSVTSMFDGAA, via the coding sequence GTGGCCAGCATCAAGATCACCGGCCAGAAGAGACTCGTCATCGTGTCGGGGCGATCCCACCCCGAGCTCGCCGCGCAGGTTGCCGAATACCTGCAGACCGACGTCGTGCACACCGACGCCCGCACCTTCGCCAACGGTGAGATCTACGCCCGCTACGACGAGAGCGTGCGCGGCTGCGACGCCTTCGTGCTGCAGTCGCACGCGAAGCCCATCAACGAGGCGCTCATGGAGCAGCTCGTCATGGTCGACGCCCTCAAGCGGGCCAGCGCCAAGCGCATCACGGTCGTCGCGCCCTTCTACCCCTACTCGCGTCAAGACAAGAAGGGCAGAGGTCGCGAGCCCATCAGCGCGCGACTGGTTGCTGACCTGTTCAAGGCCGCCGGCGCCGACCGCATCATGAGCGTCGACCTCCACGCCGCTCAGATTCAAGGCTTCTTCGATGGCCCCGTCGACCACCTCTTCGCGATGCCCGTGCTGCTCGAGCACTTCCGCGCCCAGCTCGACCCGGCGACGCTCACCGTCGTCTCGCCCGACATGGGGCGCGTGCGCGTCGCCGACATCTGGAGCCAGAAGCTGGATGCTCCACTCGCGATCATCCACAAGCGGCGCGACCCGATGGTGCACAACCAGGTGACCGTGCACGAGATCGTCGGCGAGGTGGAGGGCCGCGTGTGCCTGCTCGTCGACGACATGATCGACACCGGTCGCACGATCGTCAAGGCCGCGGAGGCGCTCAAGAAGTCGGGCGCCACGGGCGTCGTCGTCGCCGCGACTCACGCGATCTTCAGCGACCCGGCCTTCGAGATCCTCCAGGATGAGTCGATCGACCAGGTCGTCGTGACCGACACGCTGCCCGTGCCGGCCGACAAGCGCTGGGATCGCCTCACGGTGCTGCCCATCGCGCCTCTGCTCGCGCGCGCCATCCACGAGGTGTTCGACGACGGGTCGGTCACCTCGATGTTCGACGGCGCCGCCTAA